The region AATATTCGATTGTCACGCTTGCGCCCCGCGTGAAGCGATCAAGCGTCTTCAGCATTTCGTCCATGTTGCTAATATCGGAGCCGTTGATCGACGTGATGACGTCGCCGAGTTGAACCAGTTCTTGACGACCGACGATGGTACCACGCAAGCCTGCTTGGTCGGCCCCACCGCCTTCGATGATGTCCATGATCAGGACGCCGCTGACATCGAGCCGTCGCGTAATCGCGTCGCTAAATTCTTGATTGACTCTGATGCCTAGTTGTGGCGGTTCATATCGACCGGAGGCAATGATCTGTGGGACGACTCGGTTGACCGTGTCGATCGGGATGGCAAAGCCAACACCCGCGGACGCACCCGATGGGCTATAGATCGCGGTGTTGACACCGATCAATCGTCCGGCGCTGTCCATCAGAGGTCCGCCTGAATTGCCGGGATTGATCGCCGCATCAATTTGGATCACCTCATCAATCGAGCGTCCCGTCGGGCTTTGGATCGTGCGGCTTTTGGCTGAGACGATTCCTGTTGTCAGGGTTTGGCTGAGCCCAAACGGATTGCCGATCGCAAACACTGACTGCCCAACAAGTAGTTCGCCACTTTCGCCGATCAGCACTGGCTTTAGTTTTTCTTGTGGTGCATTGATTCGTAGCACCGCTAGATCATGGTCAGGTGATCCTCCGACCAGCGAGGCTTCGTAGGACGAGTGGTCCCACATCACAACGCGGGCCGATGATGCATCCTGGAGGACGTGAAAGTTGGTCACAATGTGCCCCAATTCGTCCCACATGAATCCGCTGCCCGAGCCGGCATCGACTTCGACCGCGCGTCGATAGAAAGGATCTGCGACACGTGATCGTGTTGTCAGGTAGACAACCGAGGGGCTGACGCGACTGAACAAGTCCGTTGTGGTCTTCTCCCAAGAGGCAAGTTCGCCACGCGGCGTTACCGGGCGAGGGTCACCCGCGGCTGCGTTCCAGCGGAACATCGAAACAAGTCTGGGGACGGCGATGAGGCCGACCACCAAAAGAAGCAGTAGCCACGTTAGTTTCAATTGACGCTGCAAACCGTCAGCTTCGTCGTACCGATTCACTTTAGATCTATTCCCGGGTGACAGCCCAAAACGGCCATGTTAAACATGCCCCATCGTATCACAGTGAACACCGTTTTCGGCATCGGTACCCCCACCTAGAAGTTTTGTCCCCATGCGTGCGATCTGCTTTCGTGAAGTCCAGTCCGTTGTCGTCGACGAAGTCGCAGACGCAAAAATTGAAAACGATCGCGATGTTGTCGTTCAAGTCGAGCTAGCGGGGCTTTGCGGAAGCGACTTGCATCCATATTTCGGACGCGAAGTTGGGTTGGACGTCGGCACAGTGATGGGTCACGAATTTGTCGGGAAAGTGATCGACAAAGGTGACCGTGTCACATCGGTTGACATCGGAGACCGTATTTGTGCGCCATTCACGAGCAGCTGTGGCGAATGTTACTACTGCAAGCACGGGTTGTCGGCACGCTGCTCTGAAGGGCAATTGTTCGGTTGGCGACAAGACGGCGCTGGGCTGCATGGCGGTCAAGCGGAATTGGTGCGTGTACCGTTAGCCGACGGGACGGTAGTCAAGGTTCCCGATTGGGTTTCGGCCAGCGATGCGTTGTTACTGGGGGACAATCTGAGCACGGCATTCTACGGCGCTTCGTTGTCGATCGACGAACAGCAAGGTGCTGATTGTGTTGTCGTCATTGGCTGTGGAACCGTGGGGTTACTTTCGATCGGATTCGCGTTTCAGCGCCAAGCAAGGAAGGTCGTCGCGATTGACTTGAACGCAAGCCGCGCCCGGCAGGCGGCCCAGCGAGGTGCCGATTCATTTACGGACGCAGACGAGGCAGCATCATTTGTGCGTGCACATACAAATGGCCGTGGCGCGGATGCCGTTTTGGAATTCGTCGGGTTGCCTCAGGCACAGCGTTTGGCATACGACTTGATTCGTCCGGGTGGAAAAATGTCGGTCATCGGCTGCCACACCGCACCTCATTTTGCCTTTTCACCGGCAGAGGCTTATGACAAAAATTTGGTGCTCGGAACCGGGCGATGTCCGGCAAGAAGCTTGATGGACGCGGTTGCGGACCAGATGAAGCATCAGCCGCTGGATCTATCTTGGTGTTTGACGCATCGATTCTCAATCGATCAAGGCGTCGAAGCCTACGACGTGTTCGCCAATCGAAAAGATGGGTGCGTCAAGGCGGCGATCGAATTTGACTTGATCGATTGACTGTCGGAGGCCACTGCTGTGGATTGAAGGTGGCCTTAGCTGCCGTGATTTTACGCGGCTTCGCAGACGGGTAGGCCAATTGTCATTCGCAGGCCTTCGGACAGTTCGTAAACCGCTTCGTCGCGAATGGATGATTGCCGATTGGCCCACCAGCGATTGACCCAGATTTCAATGCCTAGGTAATGCTCCGGCGAGAACTGTTCTCGCATTGATCCGAGCAGACCGTTGCGTGTTCCGCGAGCGGGATAGTTTCGTCGGACTCTTAAATTGCCAAAGTTGAAATAGACTTCGTCAATCCAGTCCATGCATAGGTCGGATTCGTATGACCGTGAGGGATCGTAAAGGAGTCCGACGTCGGTTCGGATGCGGCGTCCTTTCTTGATCGGTGCAAAGCTGCGTACCGATAGGTGCACAACGAAAGTGAACTGCTGCAGGATGCGTTCGATCGCATGCTGAACCGTTTGGTGGTAGTTTTGGTAAACGCTTTCCAAAAGGCGGTTGCGATCTTCGGTGTTCAGCGATTTTGCGAATCGACCGAATAGTTTTCGGTTGTCCAAAGGCCGCGAGACATCGATGCATCCGGCGTGGTAGGGATGCGACAGGCACGGGGCTTGAAGGATCGAGCTGATCTCGGTCGCAAGTTTAAGCCCGCAAAGGTCGGCGTCACGAAACGAAACAGCGGAACGATCTTTCGCGGGATCGTTCAGGATCGGCGGCATTCGGTAGCCGCCGGTTTCGCAGGTGACGAGGATCGACACTTGAAGATTTGCTTTTAGGGCGTTGCTTTGGAGGCCGGTTTTTAGGCGGCTAGCCGCTCTGCAGAAACCGAAGCGGCTTCTTGAGCGATGACTTCGTCCGCGAGGGCTCGGTAGTCAACAGCGCCGTTGCTGTCCGCAGAATACTCAAAGATCGATTGACCAAAGCTGGGGGCTTCGGCGAGACGAATATTGCGGCGGATTCGAGTGTCGAAGAACTTTGCACCACGGAAAAAGTCGCGACCGCCACCGGTGGCGCGGAAGAACTCGTCGATATCCGTGCTGACTTCGGCAGCCAAGCGAGTGTTGCTGTCGTACATGCACAGCATCACGCCCGAAAGGCGTAGTGCACTGTTGAGTCGACGTGAGACGACTTCGACGGTGCGAAGCAGTTTGCTCAGTCCGTGCAGAGCGAGGAAGTGAGGCTGTAGCGGCAGGAAGACTTCGTTGACCGCGACCAGTGCGTTGATTGTCAAAACGCCAAGGCTGGGCGGGCAATCGAGAATCAGGTAGTCGTATTCTTCGTTGTCGTCGGCAAGCCGGTCACGCAAGATCATTTCGCGTCCAACTTCGCATGCCAGTTCCAGTTCTGCGGCAGCGAGATCTAGATTGCTTGGAATCACCGAAAGGGTGTCGGAGACTTTGCAGCGTGCTTGTGCGATCGAGGCTTCGCCGCAGAGGATCTCGTACATGCTGGGCTGGTCGCCAACGGCTGTGATGCCGAAATGAAGCGATGCGTGAGCTTGTGGATCAAGATCCATGACGCAGACGCGTCGGCCGGACTGGGCGAGAGCAGCGGCGAGGTTGACCGAGCTGGTCGTTTTGCCCACACCACCTTTTTGATTGATTACTGCAATAGAACGCATCGTACAGTCCTTTGATTCCTGCTTCTGCCCTTTGAAATGCTGACTCATTCGACTGACATGACGCGTCAAATCGGCGATGCAGCTTCGTCCTTGATTCGATCCTTCGCCATTGCGATCGATCGGGACTTACAAAATGGCGGCGTGTTCAGTCAGCTAGGCTAGATAGTCAAGCTGGTGAAAACGGGAGCGTTCATCATCGGTGAATTACGCAGCGTCACGCCGATTTCGCAAGTTCTGGTAGGCCAATAGGACTTCGTGCAGGTCGGCGTCAATAACAACATTGTCGTCTTGAAAATCTTCCAACCAAGCACTGTTTCGTTCCTGGGCTTCGACCAGCAGTGGCACGAATACTTTTAGCGGAACGGAGCGAGTCTTTGCAGCAGCAATTCCGGAAATCCGGTCGAGTTCTCGCTCGGTCCTTGGGGAGTGCTGAGAACGCGTACCCGAATCAAGCGATTCGGCGTTTTCGGACGCCTCTAGGCTTGAGTCTGCTTTCGGCTCAGGGTTCCAGATCCGCAGACCTTTGGGCAGTTGCCGGTCAAATCTGTTCATTAATATTCTGATCGCTTTAGATCAACATCCATGTTGCCGCGGGCGTTCCGGCGACCGCGGTTGTGAAGGTATCGACTTTGCGGCTTAGGAAAGTAAAGCCGAATTGGGCGTTTTTACTGTGCGATTCTGTTTCACAGCGATGGCCTGAATTTGCTGGGTGGTTGGAGCATCAGCCGCAGAGCGCCAGCTCGCGGTCAGTATCCGATGTGTGTCACGCAACCGCGGCTAGCGCCATCGCGGCTCAGGCACGGATGGCTTTTAGGGCCGCAATTGTCGGGGGCAAATAAGCACGCAGGCGGCGCTTCAAGCCCTCGTTGCATCAGCCGCAGAGCGCCAGCTCGCGGTTAGCGTCCGGTGTGTGTCTCGCAACCGCGGCTAGCGCCATCGCGGCTCAGGCACGGATGGCTTTTAGGGCCGCAATTGTCGGGGGCAAATAAGCACGCAGGCGGCGCTTCAAGCCCTCGTTGCATCAGCCGCAGAGCGCCAGCTCGCGGTTAACATCCGGTGTGCGTCCCACAACCGCGGCTAGCGCCATCGCGGCTCAGGCACGGATGGTTTTTAGGGCCGCAATTGTCGCGGGCAAATAAGCACGCAGGCGGCGTTTCAATCCCTCTGTACATCAGCCGCAGAGCGCCAGCTCGCGGTTAGTATCCGGTGTGTGTCACGCAACCGCGGCTAGCGCCACCGCGGCTCAGGCACGGATGGTTTCTGGACCGCGATTGTCGGGGGCAAATGATTCACATTGGCGGCCCCTCAGTTGACAGCTAGGCCCCGCGGCGCTATTCTCGCGCTGCTAGCGTATTGAGCAGATCGCTCCGAAAGAAATCGGCGCGGACGCGATACGCTAGAATCTTACCGCTGCGGCATAGCAGTCTGGCTTTCGTACGGGCCGACGTGCGGTCGCGGCACTCAAACGAATCCAGGATCGCCATCAGTATTGATTTGGCGTCCGGCCCCATAACGAGACCGACTGATTATGGCTGTCGATCTAGAAGCGATCGCCCGACGTGGGCGTTGCGATGTATCGAGTCTTAAACTTGCTTTGCCACTTCTCGAGCAAGGTTATGAGGCTCCCTTCTTGGCTCGCTACCGACGTGACGAACTCGGTGGAATCGATGAGTCAACACTTTGGGCTCTAAAAGCTGCCGTCCAGCAAGACGAAGCGATCGCGGCTTTTCGAGATGAGCTCTTTGCGACTTGGGAAGCTTCGCCGCTAAAAGACCCTGCGATCGGTGATGCGATCCAGAAAAGTGGTTCCAATCGAACACTGGGGCGTCTCTCCAAACGGCTCCGGCAAGAAACCGCTTCGGGCGTCGATACGGACACCAATCGCTTGGCCGTCCGTTTGCTGAATCCTCAAAAAGGTGACAGCGAAGATGCCAAGGCCGTTGCCGAAGCGATGGAGTCGATCAGCGATGTCGACGCTGCCGTCGCAGGACTCGAAGCCTCATTCCCAAGTCGACTTGCCGGTGATCCTCGTGTGATCAGTGCCGCGGTCCGTTGGCTGAGCCGAAACGCCAAAATTCATATCTCTGATGTGCACGACCCGCACATCGGCGGCGAGCACGATGATGATCATCATGACCACTCCGATGATGATTCGGATGATGATCAGCCACAGTCGAAAAAAGACGATAGCGAGACGGCAGCACAATCGAGCGAAGCTGCTGATGTAAATCCGCAACCGGCTTCCGACGAAGCTCAAGCGGCGGACCAATCCGCCGATGCCGCATCCAGCGAAAACGATGCGGCGTCGACCGAGCCTTCGGCCGAAGCCACCACCGCATCGACTGAATCGTCGATGCCGGCTGCGTCTGGTGAAGGTGCTTCGGACTCCGAGGCAAGCTTGAAACCGGAAGCGGAATCACCCGCAACGGCCGAAGGTGAATCTGCAGAGAAGCCTGCTGCTGACACAGCGGACGACGGTTCGGATCTGCCAACCAGCTTCAAGTCTGAAGCGGAAGAGCATACGACGGTCAAAGAAGCGAAGAAGCCGCCAGCACCAAAGAAGAAAAAGAAAATCTCGCCACGTCAGCGACGTCGTCGTTGGTTGGTCAGCGTGCTCAAGCCACTTGAGGGCAAGCGTCTTCCGGCGAGTAAACTGAGCTCGTTCCAGATCGTGATGTTGGGTCGAGCCCTTCGTAGTCAAGTCGCAGTTTGCTCGTTTGAATACGATGCGGCGAAACTGGTTGCCGAAATCAAAAAATCGGTCGTTGGGCTTAATCGAAAGCTCGAAGCAACGCTTTCAGACTTGGTCATGCAACACGAAGCTGATATTCGTGAAGCGGCCGAAGCTGCGTGGTGGGATGAGCTGCACGAGCGTGCCTCGTCGCGTCTTGTTGGCGTTGTCACCGATCACTTGCGAAAGCATATCAACCGTGGCCCGCTTCAAGCCAAAGTCGTCATGTCGATCGACGCGGTCGGTCCGAAGACTGCAGCGACCGCGATCGTCAATTCGGACGGACGCGTGCTGCATGGTGAGGATTTGCCTTGCCAGTTGACCGGCAACGTTCGCAGCCAAGCGGTTGCCAAGATGGGCGAGTTGATTCATCAATACAACGTCGACTTGGTTATCGTCAGCAACGGCCCCGCGCGTCGAGCTTGCTTGATCGCCCTGGGTGACCTTATCGGGCAATCTCCCGACGGTTCGATCCAGTGGACGGTCGCCGATCGAACTGGGGCAGACACCTACGCCAGCAGCGATGTTGCGAATTCCGAGATGCGTTCGACGCCACGGCGATTCCGTGCTGCCGCATGGCTCGCATTTTCGGTGCTGCATCCTTCGCAAGCGTACGCAAAAGTCGATCCACTTCGATTGCGTTTGGCATCCTTCCAAAGTGAACTTGCAGACGACGCGCTGGAGATTTCGCTGGGCCACTTGATGGCCAGTGGAGCTTCACGGGGTGGTGTGGATGTCAATTCGGCTGCCATGCCTTGGTTGGAACAGTTGCCTGGGATGGACAAGTCCATCGCGGGGACACTGGTCAAGCGGCGAGAAAGCTCTTTGTTCGCTTCGCGAAACGAGCTGCTTGAAGTCGAAGGTTGGCAAACGGCGGTTAAGTCTCGTCAGGCCCTTCCCTTCCTGCGGGTCTTTGGAAGCGACGAGTCGCTGGATGGAACATTGAT is a window of Stieleria sp. JC731 DNA encoding:
- a CDS encoding S1C family serine protease, producing the protein MNRYDEADGLQRQLKLTWLLLLLVVGLIAVPRLVSMFRWNAAAGDPRPVTPRGELASWEKTTTDLFSRVSPSVVYLTTRSRVADPFYRRAVEVDAGSGSGFMWDELGHIVTNFHVLQDASSARVVMWDHSSYEASLVGGSPDHDLAVLRINAPQEKLKPVLIGESGELLVGQSVFAIGNPFGLSQTLTTGIVSAKSRTIQSPTGRSIDEVIQIDAAINPGNSGGPLMDSAGRLIGVNTAIYSPSGASAGVGFAIPIDTVNRVVPQIIASGRYEPPQLGIRVNQEFSDAITRRLDVSGVLIMDIIEGGGADQAGLRGTIVGRQELVQLGDVITSINGSDISNMDEMLKTLDRFTRGASVTIEYWREGQTATADVPLR
- a CDS encoding alcohol dehydrogenase catalytic domain-containing protein — its product is MRAICFREVQSVVVDEVADAKIENDRDVVVQVELAGLCGSDLHPYFGREVGLDVGTVMGHEFVGKVIDKGDRVTSVDIGDRICAPFTSSCGECYYCKHGLSARCSEGQLFGWRQDGAGLHGGQAELVRVPLADGTVVKVPDWVSASDALLLGDNLSTAFYGASLSIDEQQGADCVVVIGCGTVGLLSIGFAFQRQARKVVAIDLNASRARQAAQRGADSFTDADEAASFVRAHTNGRGADAVLEFVGLPQAQRLAYDLIRPGGKMSVIGCHTAPHFAFSPAEAYDKNLVLGTGRCPARSLMDAVADQMKHQPLDLSWCLTHRFSIDQGVEAYDVFANRKDGCVKAAIEFDLID
- a CDS encoding N-formylglutamate amidohydrolase, with the protein product MSILVTCETGGYRMPPILNDPAKDRSAVSFRDADLCGLKLATEISSILQAPCLSHPYHAGCIDVSRPLDNRKLFGRFAKSLNTEDRNRLLESVYQNYHQTVQHAIERILQQFTFVVHLSVRSFAPIKKGRRIRTDVGLLYDPSRSYESDLCMDWIDEVYFNFGNLRVRRNYPARGTRNGLLGSMREQFSPEHYLGIEIWVNRWWANRQSSIRDEAVYELSEGLRMTIGLPVCEAA
- a CDS encoding ParA family protein produces the protein MRSIAVINQKGGVGKTTSSVNLAAALAQSGRRVCVMDLDPQAHASLHFGITAVGDQPSMYEILCGEASIAQARCKVSDTLSVIPSNLDLAAAELELACEVGREMILRDRLADDNEEYDYLILDCPPSLGVLTINALVAVNEVFLPLQPHFLALHGLSKLLRTVEVVSRRLNSALRLSGVMLCMYDSNTRLAAEVSTDIDEFFRATGGGRDFFRGAKFFDTRIRRNIRLAEAPSFGQSIFEYSADSNGAVDYRALADEVIAQEAASVSAERLAA
- a CDS encoding S1 RNA-binding domain-containing protein; the encoded protein is MAVDLEAIARRGRCDVSSLKLALPLLEQGYEAPFLARYRRDELGGIDESTLWALKAAVQQDEAIAAFRDELFATWEASPLKDPAIGDAIQKSGSNRTLGRLSKRLRQETASGVDTDTNRLAVRLLNPQKGDSEDAKAVAEAMESISDVDAAVAGLEASFPSRLAGDPRVISAAVRWLSRNAKIHISDVHDPHIGGEHDDDHHDHSDDDSDDDQPQSKKDDSETAAQSSEAADVNPQPASDEAQAADQSADAASSENDAASTEPSAEATTASTESSMPAASGEGASDSEASLKPEAESPATAEGESAEKPAADTADDGSDLPTSFKSEAEEHTTVKEAKKPPAPKKKKKISPRQRRRRWLVSVLKPLEGKRLPASKLSSFQIVMLGRALRSQVAVCSFEYDAAKLVAEIKKSVVGLNRKLEATLSDLVMQHEADIREAAEAAWWDELHERASSRLVGVVTDHLRKHINRGPLQAKVVMSIDAVGPKTAATAIVNSDGRVLHGEDLPCQLTGNVRSQAVAKMGELIHQYNVDLVIVSNGPARRACLIALGDLIGQSPDGSIQWTVADRTGADTYASSDVANSEMRSTPRRFRAAAWLAFSVLHPSQAYAKVDPLRLRLASFQSELADDALEISLGHLMASGASRGGVDVNSAAMPWLEQLPGMDKSIAGTLVKRRESSLFASRNELLEVEGWQTAVKSRQALPFLRVFGSDESLDGTLIHPDDYALAKKLASALSIELPPASPPGYEAPTYEKPAAEPKLVDATTPAEPAPIEEFDNAGDKASEFNLPENSDGESPAEGASELQEQAAEPAAEQQSEQPAESSEAAAAEEPAAEASSEADQPNQTEQAGEDAPAAEAAASEGDASADAAAESSEPVRRPRPEQAKIDKCIKEWQIGRYRTAQLVDWLCDPFGESANTGDPPGVLNTMPTLKTLKPGDQVIGVVVGVMSFGVFVELAPDCSGLIHVSRLSDGFVEDLNEAIQVGDVVTAWVTGIDEKRRRVGLSALSPEREAELEQERQTRGAGQRRGEAGGRGGAGGGRGGRGQGQGNAGGGQGRAGGQARSGGQARSGGQGRSGGQGRSGGGQGKSGGGRDNQRGGRGRSNDRGGRKQHRSESYRVVSKPEVKPITDAMQKGDEPLRSFGDLMQFYSKQEPGDEAPPAKKENKAKPPKAEEPKPADAPAPAEQKPAESDAAPAQDGGEAAEGQA